One window of the Salvia splendens isolate huo1 chromosome 1, SspV2, whole genome shotgun sequence genome contains the following:
- the LOC121795677 gene encoding elongin-C-like — protein sequence MKKEDTVMLISAEGFEFVIDKKAAMVSQTIRNMLTSPGGFSETEHGKVTFPEISTTILEKICQYFYWSLQYASGKETEFHIEPELTLELMMAANYLHT from the exons ATGAAGAAGGAAGATACGGTCATGCTGATCAGCGCTGAGGGTTTCGAATTTGTCATCGACAAGAAGGCGGCTATGGTTTCTCAGACGATCCGCAATATGCTCACTTCTCCAG GTGGTTTTTCGGAAACGGAGCACGGAAAGGTGACTTTTCCGGAGATAAGCACAACTATTCTAGAGAAGATCTGCCAATACTTTTATTGGTCTCTTCAATATGCTAG TGGCAAGGAGACTGAGTTCCACATTGAACCTGAGCTCACGCTGGAACTTATGATGGCCGCTAATTACCTACACACCTAA